The following are encoded together in the uncultured Desulfovibrio sp. genome:
- a CDS encoding CcmD family protein translates to MDTNVIYWLVAANAAVWAGMGAYLVFLGLRQRALARRLMQLELLKHD, encoded by the coding sequence ATGGATACCAACGTGATCTACTGGCTTGTGGCCGCCAATGCCGCCGTCTGGGCAGGCATGGGCGCCTATCTTGTCTTTCTGGGGCTGCGGCAGCGCGCGCTGGCCCGCCGTCTCATGCAACTGGAGCTGCTCAAGCATGACTGA
- a CDS encoding tetratricopeptide repeat protein — translation MSTEHHEKAASSTASAPSSAEAPLSMPAAPAQQRAAGTVSRSTCLLFVCLALFCGLLLGNLMPHILGDTVSLLGGGSSRPVPPVGQSSSPAVTPAPPAPAAPAAADSGGTDDAMLTPEQKHIAHLEQAVAAGSGTEAEWVALGNAYFDTHQPAKAIHAYTRALAINPANANVLTDLGIMYRENGQLQEALNSFAKAIQYDPRHEHARFNMGVVLLFDLKRNNEAKKVWQELLQLNPGATAPDGQPLANLIRQCDAPAF, via the coding sequence ATGTCCACTGAACATCATGAAAAAGCCGCTTCTTCCACGGCGTCCGCTCCGTCTTCTGCGGAAGCGCCCCTGAGCATGCCCGCTGCTCCCGCACAGCAGCGGGCCGCGGGTACCGTATCCCGCAGCACCTGCCTGCTTTTTGTCTGCCTGGCCCTGTTCTGCGGCCTGCTGCTGGGCAATCTCATGCCGCATATTCTGGGTGATACCGTATCGCTGCTGGGGGGCGGCAGCTCCCGCCCCGTGCCCCCGGTGGGACAGAGCAGCTCCCCCGCCGTAACGCCAGCCCCGCCCGCGCCCGCTGCGCCGGCAGCTGCCGATAGCGGCGGAACAGACGATGCCATGCTCACGCCCGAGCAGAAGCATATTGCCCATCTGGAACAGGCCGTGGCCGCCGGTTCGGGCACCGAGGCGGAATGGGTGGCCCTGGGCAATGCCTATTTTGACACGCATCAGCCGGCCAAGGCCATTCATGCCTACACCAGGGCGCTGGCCATCAATCCTGCCAATGCCAACGTGCTCACGGACCTGGGCATCATGTATCGTGAAAACGGCCAGTTGCAGGAAGCCTTGAACAGCTTTGCCAAGGCCATTCAGTATGACCCCCGTCATGAGCATGCCCGCTTCAACATGGGGGTGGTGCTGCTTTTCGATCTCAAGCGCAATAATGAGGCCAAGAAGGTCTGGCAGGAACTGTTGCAGCTCAATCCCGGCGCCACGGCGCCCGATGGACAGCCCCTTGCCAATCTGATCCGGCAGTGTGACGCTCCGGCATTCTAG